A region from the Benincasa hispida cultivar B227 chromosome 10, ASM972705v1, whole genome shotgun sequence genome encodes:
- the LOC120088943 gene encoding uncharacterized protein LOC120088943 produces the protein MATRFIIPIVDQFLSQVMSLAYITNAKKIVKEKFTPRQLEMFKRTVFGRFVDVDMVFNSPIIHHMLLREVKRTRSDSISFSVCGKYLGNRVTKDTLHVRLLEEKYKELEFENDEVAMKITLVYHTEVAMMGKNKQKSAVDLKRFKDVQNIKYYNSLDWGTIIWERTLDALKTALNDKSSLYKTKVKGNKNLQ, from the exons ATGGCAACACGTTTCATAATACCCATAGTCGACCAATTTCTCAGTCAAGTAATGAGCTTGGCCTACATTACTAATGCGAAAAAGATTGTGAAGGAGAAGTTTACCCCAAGGCAGTTAGAGATGTTCAAGAGAACAGTTTTTGGGCGATTTGTAGACGTTGACATGGTGTTTAACAGTCCAATTATCCATCATATGTTGTTGAGAGAAGTGAAGAGGACAAGATCTGACTCAATCTCATTCTCTGTTTGTGGAAAG TATCTTGGTAATCGAGTGACGAAGGACACCTTACATGTTCGTCTActagaagaaaaatacaaggagtTGGAGTTTGAAAATGACGAAGTTGCTATGAAGATCACATTAGTCTACCATACTgaggttgcaatgatgggaaaGAACAAACAGAAAAGTGCAGTGGACCTTAAACGTTTTAAGGACGTTCAAAATATAAAGTACTACAACAGTCTAGATTGGGGTACCATTATTTGGGAGAGGACACTCGATGCTCTAAAGACTGCATTGAATGATAAGAGTAGTCTATACAAGACGAaggtgaaaggaaataaaaatttacaGTAA